Proteins encoded within one genomic window of Bacillus thuringiensis:
- the hutG gene encoding formimidoylglutamase — protein MEHGHYLKKNAKFIDREVTKWSEMIKDWEEGVEIFGAALIGAPLSKPSISHSGASFAPKTIRAMLDAYSTYAITEEHDMKESVLYDCGDITMHVTDIKESHNRIAKTVGHVTKVNPNMIPIVLGGDHSISFPSITGFANSKGKVGIIQFDAHHDLRNLDDGGPSNGTPFRSLLENGVITGKQLVQIGIRNFSNARAYHEYAKEHGVTVYTMKDVREREIKDIMTESIEVLRKQGVTSIYISLDMDVLDQAFAPGCPAIGPGGMDSTTLLDAIEFLGKEPLVQGMDIVEIDPTLDFRDMTSRVAAQVIMSFLLARETVRKQVSI, from the coding sequence GTGGAGCACGGCCACTATTTAAAGAAGAATGCAAAGTTTATCGATCGTGAAGTGACGAAATGGAGTGAAATGATTAAAGATTGGGAGGAAGGCGTGGAAATATTCGGTGCTGCCTTAATTGGAGCACCCCTTTCTAAACCATCTATTAGTCATTCAGGAGCGAGCTTTGCTCCAAAAACAATTCGTGCGATGTTAGATGCATATAGCACGTACGCAATTACAGAAGAACATGATATGAAGGAAAGTGTCTTATATGATTGCGGTGATATTACGATGCATGTGACGGATATAAAAGAAAGTCATAACCGAATTGCGAAAACAGTTGGTCATGTAACGAAAGTGAATCCGAACATGATACCAATCGTTCTTGGCGGGGATCACTCGATTAGTTTTCCGAGTATAACAGGATTTGCAAACAGTAAAGGAAAGGTCGGGATTATTCAATTTGATGCCCATCATGATTTACGTAATTTAGATGATGGTGGCCCATCAAATGGTACACCGTTCCGTAGTTTACTAGAAAATGGTGTCATTACAGGAAAACAACTCGTTCAAATCGGAATTCGTAATTTTTCAAATGCGCGAGCGTACCATGAATATGCAAAAGAACATGGCGTGACAGTGTATACAATGAAAGATGTACGAGAGCGAGAAATCAAAGATATTATGACGGAAAGTATTGAAGTATTAAGAAAGCAAGGCGTGACTTCTATTTACATTTCTCTTGATATGGATGTACTAGATCAAGCATTTGCACCAGGTTGTCCAGCAATTGGTCCTGGCGGAATGGATAGTACGACTTTACTTGATGCGATTGAATTTCTTGGTAAAGAACCGCTCGTTCAAGGGATGGATATTGTAGAGATTGATCCAACACTTGATTTTAGGGATATGACGAGTCGAGTAGCCGCGCAAGTGATTATGAGTTTTCTTTTAGCGAGAGAGACAGTCCGTAAGCAGGTTAGTATATAG
- a CDS encoding alkene reductase — protein MTSSNDKAASIYEGTNINVWGSFENIEETKLFNPIQIGSWSLRNRIAMAPMTRCFADNETGAVGADVVEYYRKRAADGVGLIITEGIVISPRAKGNPGVPGIYTQEQIDSWKPVTEAVHKEGGTIIAQIWHVGRMSHHEIIGGQLPQAPSAIAAEGNVPRFRKPFDTPEAMTLEEIEEVIGQYAQAARNAIEAGFDGVEIHGAHGYLIDQFTYDFANKRTDKYGGDLKQRLTFMKEVTEAVIEAVGADKTLLRFSAFKGDNPTYMWENPELAIETFVNMFKEVGLTMIHPSTMNYTAVIADGKNFHQLVRKHWDGTIVGVGNLNPKEAEEALQEGTIDVAAFGRPLIANPDFVHRIKHAKSLVEYDAKKHLATLI, from the coding sequence ATGACAAGTTCAAATGATAAAGCGGCAAGTATTTATGAAGGAACAAATATAAACGTTTGGGGATCTTTTGAAAATATTGAAGAAACGAAGTTGTTTAATCCGATTCAAATTGGATCATGGTCTCTTCGTAATCGTATAGCAATGGCACCGATGACGAGATGTTTTGCGGACAATGAGACTGGAGCAGTGGGTGCTGATGTAGTGGAATACTATAGAAAGCGTGCTGCTGACGGAGTTGGATTAATTATTACAGAAGGAATTGTCATTAGTCCAAGAGCGAAAGGGAATCCAGGAGTACCAGGAATTTATACACAAGAACAAATCGATTCGTGGAAGCCTGTTACAGAGGCAGTACATAAAGAAGGTGGAACAATTATCGCTCAAATATGGCATGTTGGACGTATGAGTCATCACGAAATAATTGGTGGGCAATTGCCGCAAGCACCGTCTGCTATCGCTGCAGAGGGAAATGTTCCGCGTTTTCGTAAACCGTTCGATACGCCAGAAGCAATGACGTTAGAAGAAATAGAAGAAGTCATCGGTCAATACGCACAAGCCGCGAGGAATGCAATTGAAGCTGGATTTGATGGAGTAGAAATTCACGGTGCACACGGATATTTAATCGACCAATTTACTTATGATTTTGCAAATAAGCGTACTGATAAATACGGCGGTGACTTAAAACAAAGGTTAACGTTTATGAAAGAAGTAACTGAGGCTGTAATAGAAGCAGTTGGAGCTGATAAAACACTTCTTCGTTTCTCTGCCTTTAAAGGTGATAATCCTACTTATATGTGGGAAAACCCTGAGCTTGCAATTGAAACGTTTGTAAATATGTTCAAAGAAGTTGGATTAACGATGATTCACCCTTCAACGATGAATTATACGGCAGTTATTGCTGACGGAAAGAATTTTCATCAATTAGTAAGAAAACATTGGGATGGTACGATTGTTGGGGTTGGTAATTTAAATCCGAAAGAGGCAGAAGAAGCATTGCAAGAAGGAACAATTGACGTAGCTGCATTCGGAAGACCGTTAATTGCTAATCCAGATTTTGTTCATCGAATTAAACATGCTAAAAGTTTAGTTGAATATGACGCGAAAAAGCATCTTGCTACATTAATTTGA
- a CDS encoding CarD family transcriptional regulator — protein sequence MFQIGDNIVYPMHGAGIIKAVEEKEIAGEKQQYYVIKMSGSNMEVMIPAGRILSSNIRPVTDITAIAHILDIFQHGESDRLLTWKQRYKLNTDKIKTGKIQEGAEVVRDLLRMQKEKALNASEKKMLDNAHEFLISELGLIEGITESQIKSFC from the coding sequence TTGTTTCAAATTGGCGATAACATTGTTTATCCAATGCACGGAGCAGGTATAATTAAAGCCGTAGAAGAGAAGGAAATCGCAGGAGAAAAACAACAGTATTATGTTATAAAAATGTCGGGTAGTAATATGGAAGTAATGATTCCGGCAGGGCGGATATTGAGCTCAAATATACGACCAGTCACGGATATAACGGCAATAGCACACATATTGGATATTTTTCAACATGGAGAATCTGATAGATTACTTACGTGGAAACAAAGGTATAAATTGAACACTGATAAAATAAAGACGGGTAAAATACAAGAAGGTGCTGAAGTTGTACGTGATTTATTACGTATGCAGAAAGAAAAAGCACTTAATGCAAGCGAAAAGAAAATGTTAGATAACGCACACGAATTTTTGATTAGTGAACTGGGATTAATTGAAGGTATCACAGAAAGTCAAATAAAAAGCTTTTGTTAA